CAAAGTGCGAAAACTCGCAGTTTGCCGCTACCGCCATTTACGCTAGTAGGAGCAACGACGCGGGTAGGTTCCCTGTCGTCACCCTTGCGCGATCGCTTTGGCTTAATTCAACGGTTACGCTTTTATGAGTTGGATGAACTGATTTTGATTGTGCAGCGGACTGCTGAGGTGATCCAAGCCCCGGTTACGCCGGATGGTGCTGAAGAAATTGCGCGTCGTTCTCGTGGAACTCCCCGAATTGCCAATCGCCTTTTAAAACGGGTGCGAGATTTTGCTCAGGTAAAAAAATTTGGGGAAATTACTAAACCTGTTGCGGTGGAAGCTTTGGAAGTCTTCGGTGTAGATCCGATGGGTTTGGATTGGGCAGATCGGTTGATGCTGACCGTGATGATAGAACAATTTAATGGGGGGCCTGTAGGCTTGGAAGCGATCGCCGCCGCCACAGGGGAAGATGCCCAAACAATTGAAGATGTCTACGAGCCGTATTTATTGCAGATTGGCTATTTGCACCGCACGCCTCGCGGTCGCATTGCCACTCCAGCAGCCCGAAAGCACTTAGGATATGATTCGTCATTATTCTAAGGATAATAAGCTAAAGACAAATGACGAATACAGCAGTAGTAGGATGGGCATTGCCTACGGATTATCGCAATTCTCGTTTGGATGCAGTACCGTTTAACCCCACCCCTGCCCCTCCCCGCAAGCGAGGAGGGGTTGAAAACTGCTCTTTGCTTGCAAAGAAAAGAGGGGTTGGGGTGAGGTGACGAAGTGTGTATTGCAACAAAGGGAGTACCGCGATAGCTTTCTGCTGGGCAGCGCCTATGCTACCAAAATCTAAAAGCCAAGATAATATGATTCGTTGGATTCTGACTTTACTGAGCATTCTGTTTATTACTGTTTCAACTGGGTTCGTCAATGTAACGCCAGCGATCGCGCAAGAACAACCTTCTACTTACACGGAAGCTGAGTTGCAGGAAGGAGATGAACTCGCAGCTAAAGCGTTTACCGCGACAAATGCCGGTGATTTTGTTACGGCTGAAGGGCTTTGGACACAGCTAATTGAGCGATTTCCCAGTAATCCGGCTATTTGGAGCAATCGGGGAAATTCTAAGGTAAGCCAGAATAAATTGTCAGAGGCGATCGCTGACTTCAATAAATCTATTGAACTCGCCCCAGACGCCACCGATCCCTATCTGAATCGCGGTACAGCATTAGAAGGACAGGGGAAATATTTGGAAGCGATCGCCGATTACAATCGGGTGTTGGAAATCGATCCCAAGGATGCAATGGCTTACAACAACCGGGGGAATGCCAAAGCGGGAATGGGCGAGTGGGAGGAAGCGATCGCCGACTACAAAAAAGCAGCCGATCTCGCTCCTAATTTTGCGTTTGCCAGGGCCAATTACGCGATCGCGCTGTATCAAATGGGCGAACAAAAAGAAGCGATTCGCACTATGAAGAATATTGTTCGCAAATACCCCCAGTTTCCTGATATGCGGGCTGCCCTTACTGCGGCCCTCTGGGAACAGGGAAATCGGGGTGAAGCCGAAAGTAACTGGGTTGCGGTTGTCGGAATCGATCGTCGTTATAAAGATATTGACTGGGTGAAAACTGTCCGCCGTTGGCCTCCAGTTATGGTTGCCGCCTTAGAGAAATTTCTGAGTTTACAATAAAGGCGATTGCAATTAGTCTGAAGCTTTGTGCAACCAAAATGAGAGAACCGCTTTCTTGAAGAAAGCGGTTCTCTCATTGGAGAATTTTCCGTATAGAGCTTCTGTATATAAACGATCGTGTTTAGTGAGAAAGAGCGATCGCGGTTTTGATTCACTTCTAAGGATGACCTGGAAGCGAATCAAAACTTTTCTACAGTTCTAAGGTAATCTGCCTTGCCACGGTTCCCCCTCACCCTACCAGGTAAACAGGAATCACCCATTCAGGTTAGCGATCGCCTTTTTCAACGGTCGATAAACGCCACAGGAGTCATCAAAAAACACAAAAGCTCGAAGAAAGAACTTTTACCTTTTGTGTTTCTACCCGATCCCCCCCATGACTGGGTGGAAGTAAAAAGCCAACGCCAAAATTGCATAAGCAGCCAATAGCAGCGTGCCTTCTAACCAGTTAGACTTGCCATCAGAACTAATCGAATTGGCAATGAGTACCGACACCGCTACTGCTACCAATTCAAAGGGGTTGAAGTCCAAATCCATCGGTTTGTGCAACGCCCAACCTGTCAGAACGAGAACCGGAGCTACAAATAAAGCAATCTGCAAGCTAGAACCCACCGCCACCGAGATAGAAAGATCCATCTTATTTTTCATCGCCACGGTAACAGCAGTGGCGTGTTCGGCAGCATTGCCAATAATCGGAACCAGGATCACCCCTGTAAACAGTGCCGTCAGACCTAGTTGGGAGGTGGCTTCTTCCAAAGAGGAAACCAATAGTTCCGACTCTGCTGCAACCAGGAGCGTTGCGCCTAATAGCACCCCAATCCATAGGGGCAGGTTAACTTTATGTTCGGGATCTTCTGGAGCGAGATTTGACTCAGCTAACTCAGTGAGTATCTCCTGTTCTGCCACACCCGCATCATAGAGATAGCTGTGAGTCTTCATCGAAAATAGCAGCGTCAACCCATAGACTCCGATTAATACTACGGCAACGGCGACCGAAAGTTGCTGGACAATGGCTTCATCAATCCCGGTGGAGGTATAGTCCATTGCGGTTGGTAGCAGCATCGCAATCACTGCTAGGTTCATTGCCGAGGCATTTACCCCTGCCACCATTGGCTGAAATTGCTGCTCTTTATAGCGCAAGCCCCCCAATAGCATGGAAAAGCCCATGACCAGGAGTAAGTTGCTGATAATAGAGCCGGTGATACTCGCTTTGACGACATCCACCAGTCCCGCGTTGAGGGCAACGAGGGAGATAATGAGTTCGGTGGCGTTACCAAAAGTGGCATTCAGCAGTCCTCCCAAGGATGGGCCAAGAACAACCGCGATTTCCTCGGTGGCGGTGCCCATCCAAGCAGCAAGGGGAATGATCCCCAGACAAGCGGTGATGAAGACGACTGACGATCCCCATTCCAGAAAGTGGGCCGTAATGGAAATGGGGATAAACAACAAAAGAATGGAAAAAAGCGTGTTTAGAGACAGCATCCAAATTATTCGTATTTAGCTCGTGTCTAGGATAGCCGCTTGTTGAGTGTTCTGGCTTCTTTCAGTCTTTGAGTATGTAACGGAATATTTCTTTAGATGCAGGATTCCTTAAGCAAAGTTAATTTACTATTCATTTGCATGAAGTTAGTGTTCCAAGCATGGCAGCATTACGCTTGAATCATGTAAGTAACAAGTAACTATCCTGGCTTTTCAATTTTGTTCATTGACCGCTACCGGCATGGGGCACAGGCAGTTGCTCATCGGTACGGGCAAAATAATTGGATGTTAAACCGATTGCTTTGATCCCCCCATTTAAGGAGAGAAGGCTTCGCCCCCAAGAGTCTTTGCCATGTTTGGGTGGTGAGTCTTCGCCTTCTCCAGATGGACTGATTTAACTTGCTGTTTCCCTGGCGTTCAAGTAAACGCGGGGATGCTCAGTCTATCTGGATAAGTTATTGACCCTAATTTTTTACTAATTTTGGATGCGATCCTATGACTTCTGCTGCTGAAAGACCAGCTTCACAGTATTCTGCTGAGGGAACAGCAAACACCAGTGTAGCAACTGATCCCCTGCAAACGGCTACCGGCGTTTATGTTACGGTTCACGGTCATTTTTACCAACCCCCCCGCGAAAACCCTTATCTAGATGCGATTGAACGGCAGCCGAGTGCGTCTCCGTTCCATGACTGGAATGAGCGGATTCACCATGAATGCTATCGCCCGAATGCCTTTGCCAGAGTGCTAAATGACCGGGGCGAAGTCGTGGGGATCGTGAATAACTATGAGTATTTCAGCTTTAATATTGGTCCCACATTGATGTCGTGGCTGGAACGTTACGACGTAGAGGTATATCAGCGAATTCTGGAAGCGGATCGTAAAAGTAGCGATCGCCTGAACGGACACGGCAATGCGATCGCGCAAGTTTACAATCACATCATCATGCCGCTTGCCAACGAGCGGGATAAGTACACCCAAATCCGCTGGGGTAAAGAAGACTTCCGCTCCCGATTTGGGCGCGATCCCGAAGGAATGTGGCTGGCTGAAACGGCCGTAGACTATGCAACCTTAGAAGCATTAGTTGCAGAAGGAATTAAGTTCATTGTTTTAGCACCTTCTCAAGCTGAACGTTGCCGACCAATCCCCACAGACGAACAGCCCGTGACTCAGTGGTTAGAAGTAGGCGGATCTCAGATCGATCCCACCCGTCCCTATCGCTGTTATCTGAAACCCACACTCAGCACGCAAGATTCACCCCTTAACACTGAGTATTCATTCCCCACCAACCAAACCCCAGATACTCCTTACATCGATATCTTTTTCTACGATGGCCCGATCTCGCGGGACATGGGATTTAATGATGTACTGGGCTGGGCTGGGACGCTAGCTGGACGCATCGGTTCCGCTGTACGCGGGGATCACCGGACTTCGCAGCTCATCTCGGTTGGCACAGATGGCGAAACCTTTGGACACCACAAAAGCGGTACAGAGAAAACCTTAGCTTTTGCCTTTGTGGACGAGTTTCCCCGGCGCGGCTGGACTGTCACAAACTATGCTCATTATCTAAGTCTGAATCCTCCTACCTGGGAAGTGGAACTGAAGCCAGTCACGGCTTGGAGTTGCGCTCACGGAGTCAATCGATGGCAGGATGATTGCGGTTGCGGTGGCGAAGGTGGCGTTTGGCACCAAAAGTGGCGGCGTCCCCTGCGGAATGCCCTAGATTGGTTGCGGGATCAGTTAAGCAAAGTTTATGAAGAAACGGGTCACCAGTTCTTCCGCGATCCTTGGGCTACACGGGATGAATATATCCACGTGATTCGCGATCGCTCTCCTGCTAATGTAGAGCGCTTCCTCGCCCGCCATCGCACCCGTAAACTAACAGCATCAGAACAAGTAGACGCCCTGCGCCTATTAGAGATGCAGCGCCATAGTCTGCTGATGTACACCAGTTGCGGCTGGTTCTTTGAAGAACTCTCAAGACCCGAAGGAACGCAGATTCTCCGCTACGCCGCCAGAGCCTTGGAACTTGCCGGTGATGTCTCTGGTGTGCAGTTAGAAAAAGGATTTATCAAACGCCTCTCCCAAGCTCCCAGTAATGTTGATTTATTCAAGCATGGTGCTGAGGTGTACCGGCAACTGGTAGTCAGTGCCCAGATTGGGATCGAGCAAGTGGCAGCACACTATGCCATTAGTTCCCTATTCACCACCTATCCCCAGCAACAGCGGGTCTACTGTTACGATGCCCATCAGTTGGATTATCAGATGCAACGCATGGGGTCGCTGACTCTGGCTGTGGGGCAACTGCGACTAACTTCAGAAATTACCTGGGAAAGCACTCATTTAGTCTTTGCCGTTCTCCATTTGGGCGGCTGGGATTTCCACTGCTGCATTCAACCCTTTGCTGGTCGCCGCAGTTATACCCATCTCAAGGAAAAGCTGTTTGCGGCGCTACAACAGGCGAGTGCGGCTCACGCGATCCTGGCAATGTCCCAGATGTTTGGGGGTTCTTCATTCAATTTGCAGAAATTATTTGCTGAGGAACGGCACCGGATTATGCGGTTACTCAGTCAGAAAACTTTAACCCGCCTAGACCAGCTTTATACGCAGGTTTACCGCGATAACTACGGCATCTTGATGGCGTTCCAGCGCGATGAGCTACCTGTTCCGCAAGAATTGCAAGTAGCCGCAGAAGTAGCAATTTCTAACCGCGCCCGGATGTCTCTACGGGCACTAGAGCAAGAAAACGGCGAACCTCAGCAAGGTTTGAATCAACTGGCAGAACTGGAAGCGATCGCCAAAGAAGCCAATCAGCTGCGCTGTCAGCTGAATATTCCGGATGCTAAGCGAACCTTGGAGCAGTTGATCTTGCGATCGCTCTGGAAGCTTCTGCACGACTCTAACCCAGCCACTCTAGAAGCCGATATCCAACGCTTAGAGCGGATGATTTCTGTAGGCAATCAGCTACACCTGGGCTTATCTTTGCATCGCGCTCAAGAACTCTACTTTAGCTGTCTCCACAGCCAAATCGTGCCTCTGTTGGAATCAGAAACCAACGGCAATTCGTCTCAGCTCCGTCAGTTGCTATTACTCGGTCAAAAGCTAGCTGTAGATGTCAGTCCCCGGTTGAACCAACTGTCATAGTCATAAATGTCACGGGTAATGGGAAATTGTCTGACGAATCCCCGTTACCTGAATAGATTAGTTGCTCTCAAATGTTAAGGGGTAGGTTTTGTAACCTACCCCTTAACATTTGAAGCGTTTCACCCGTTATTTCAGATTTAAAAGGGTGTACTCTTTATCCGGTTAGATGCGATCGCGATCGGTGCGGATATTTTGATCCCGAATTGGCAGATCGTTACTATTCACATCCAGCTCTTCTCGACGAAGCTGTTCTTCGGCATTAACCGTGTCATGATCTACTTCTTTTCTAATTCTGACTTCCTCGCGAACAAAGGCTTCCTTTTGAATGTTAGGAGTCTCTTCGTAGATTTCCATTCGTGCAGCTTCCCCTTCATGGAAAGCAGCCTCGCCAGGAGTAACTGCTCTTCCCGCGTCTGCTGGAGTCACACGCTCAACAATCACTCGCTCTTTGTCAACCGGAACTGAAACTCGTGCTGTTTCCGTTTCAACGTGCTTACCAACCGCTACCTCACCAGTTTTCCGACGAGTTTTGTTAGCAATCAACCGTTCTTCATACAACTTGAGGGTTTGATGATCCCGATCGTTCATGTCGTACAAAGATGGCTCTTGCTGATAATCGTAGCGATCGCGGTCATAAGCCGCATAGCTAGGCTCAGCAGGTACAGCGCCTGTCATCGGAGCCGCGTAAGTAGGTTGCACAGGAGGTGCCCCCAAAGGTGCAGATGCGTCCACAGGTGTCGATGTGTTAATAGGTGCCGATGTTTCTACAGATGGCTCTGCTGCCGAGCTGCGATACACTCCTCTCACCTGCTCTTCGTAATCGTAATCAACCTTCAGATCGTCGCCAAATTCCGGTAAATTTTCTACCTGCTCTTTGGTAAGCCCAACAGCGGATACACGCCGATTATCATAGTCGATCCGAGAACGACCCACTGGTAGCAATACTTGCTTACCGAAAACCCAGAAGCCTGTATCAACAACCAAATAGCGGAAACGCCCTGACTCGTCAACTAAGATATTTTTGACGCTACCAACCTTGTCATCACTTATATCTGAATAGACATCAAATCCCTTAACGTCATCACCCCCAAAACTGTCTTGATAGTCTGTGTCAAAATCTTCAAGCTTGAATAAAACCATACTTTTTTTATCCTCCAAATTCTTTGCATCTTTATACTACCCAGACTAAAAGTCTCTACTTTCGCTCCATCTGGCTAGCGGCTGAGTTAACTCAATCCAATACATAATCCTTAAAGGGGATGCGAAGTAATCAAGCTTTCTCAAAAGTCGTAAATCAATGGAAAGTGTGTGGTAAAAATGAATTATTTATTACTTATAGCCGATGAAATATCCCCTTGTATAGCAAAAACACTGTTTTTTTAAG
Above is a window of Coleofasciculus sp. FACHB-1120 DNA encoding:
- the ruvB gene encoding Holliday junction branch migration DNA helicase RuvB — its product is MAIISSKQQPQEPNGQPQERRKPGGRRKSQPEETVEELLQPTVAMDETEKQEEGLRPQRLAEYIGQKDLKGVLEIAIQAAKGRDESMDHLLLYGPPGLGKTTMSLILATEMGTTCKITSAPALERPRDIVGILMSLKPGDIIFIDEIHRLSRMTEELLYPAMEDFRLDITIGKGQSAKTRSLPLPPFTLVGATTRVGSLSSPLRDRFGLIQRLRFYELDELILIVQRTAEVIQAPVTPDGAEEIARRSRGTPRIANRLLKRVRDFAQVKKFGEITKPVAVEALEVFGVDPMGLDWADRLMLTVMIEQFNGGPVGLEAIAAATGEDAQTIEDVYEPYLLQIGYLHRTPRGRIATPAARKHLGYDSSLF
- a CDS encoding tetratricopeptide repeat protein yields the protein MIRWILTLLSILFITVSTGFVNVTPAIAQEQPSTYTEAELQEGDELAAKAFTATNAGDFVTAEGLWTQLIERFPSNPAIWSNRGNSKVSQNKLSEAIADFNKSIELAPDATDPYLNRGTALEGQGKYLEAIADYNRVLEIDPKDAMAYNNRGNAKAGMGEWEEAIADYKKAADLAPNFAFARANYAIALYQMGEQKEAIRTMKNIVRKYPQFPDMRAALTAALWEQGNRGEAESNWVAVVGIDRRYKDIDWVKTVRRWPPVMVAALEKFLSLQ
- a CDS encoding DUF3536 domain-containing protein: MTSAAERPASQYSAEGTANTSVATDPLQTATGVYVTVHGHFYQPPRENPYLDAIERQPSASPFHDWNERIHHECYRPNAFARVLNDRGEVVGIVNNYEYFSFNIGPTLMSWLERYDVEVYQRILEADRKSSDRLNGHGNAIAQVYNHIIMPLANERDKYTQIRWGKEDFRSRFGRDPEGMWLAETAVDYATLEALVAEGIKFIVLAPSQAERCRPIPTDEQPVTQWLEVGGSQIDPTRPYRCYLKPTLSTQDSPLNTEYSFPTNQTPDTPYIDIFFYDGPISRDMGFNDVLGWAGTLAGRIGSAVRGDHRTSQLISVGTDGETFGHHKSGTEKTLAFAFVDEFPRRGWTVTNYAHYLSLNPPTWEVELKPVTAWSCAHGVNRWQDDCGCGGEGGVWHQKWRRPLRNALDWLRDQLSKVYEETGHQFFRDPWATRDEYIHVIRDRSPANVERFLARHRTRKLTASEQVDALRLLEMQRHSLLMYTSCGWFFEELSRPEGTQILRYAARALELAGDVSGVQLEKGFIKRLSQAPSNVDLFKHGAEVYRQLVVSAQIGIEQVAAHYAISSLFTTYPQQQRVYCYDAHQLDYQMQRMGSLTLAVGQLRLTSEITWESTHLVFAVLHLGGWDFHCCIQPFAGRRSYTHLKEKLFAALQQASAAHAILAMSQMFGGSSFNLQKLFAEERHRIMRLLSQKTLTRLDQLYTQVYRDNYGILMAFQRDELPVPQELQVAAEVAISNRARMSLRALEQENGEPQQGLNQLAELEAIAKEANQLRCQLNIPDAKRTLEQLILRSLWKLLHDSNPATLEADIQRLERMISVGNQLHLGLSLHRAQELYFSCLHSQIVPLLESETNGNSSQLRQLLLLGQKLAVDVSPRLNQLS
- the cax gene encoding calcium/proton exchanger is translated as MLSLNTLFSILLLFIPISITAHFLEWGSSVVFITACLGIIPLAAWMGTATEEIAVVLGPSLGGLLNATFGNATELIISLVALNAGLVDVVKASITGSIISNLLLVMGFSMLLGGLRYKEQQFQPMVAGVNASAMNLAVIAMLLPTAMDYTSTGIDEAIVQQLSVAVAVVLIGVYGLTLLFSMKTHSYLYDAGVAEQEILTELAESNLAPEDPEHKVNLPLWIGVLLGATLLVAAESELLVSSLEEATSQLGLTALFTGVILVPIIGNAAEHATAVTVAMKNKMDLSISVAVGSSLQIALFVAPVLVLTGWALHKPMDLDFNPFELVAVAVSVLIANSISSDGKSNWLEGTLLLAAYAILALAFYFHPVMGGIG
- a CDS encoding DUF2382 domain-containing protein, which translates into the protein MVLFKLEDFDTDYQDSFGGDDVKGFDVYSDISDDKVGSVKNILVDESGRFRYLVVDTGFWVFGKQVLLPVGRSRIDYDNRRVSAVGLTKEQVENLPEFGDDLKVDYDYEEQVRGVYRSSAAEPSVETSAPINTSTPVDASAPLGAPPVQPTYAAPMTGAVPAEPSYAAYDRDRYDYQQEPSLYDMNDRDHQTLKLYEERLIANKTRRKTGEVAVGKHVETETARVSVPVDKERVIVERVTPADAGRAVTPGEAAFHEGEAARMEIYEETPNIQKEAFVREEVRIRKEVDHDTVNAEEQLRREELDVNSNDLPIRDQNIRTDRDRI